From a single Lacerta agilis isolate rLacAgi1 chromosome 3, rLacAgi1.pri, whole genome shotgun sequence genomic region:
- the FOXN2 gene encoding forkhead box protein N2, with protein MGPVTGMTPDKKAETPGAEKSAGLRHIQRTGSLPEAVDAARPKATAVDSELADDELTNLNWLHESTNLLTNFSLGSEGLPVVSPLYDIEGDSVPSYPSSCYSNPEKKSATSKPPYSFSLLIYMAIEHSPNKSLPVKEIYSWILERFPYFATAPTGWKNSVRHNLSLNKCFRKVERSHGKVNGKGSLWCVDPEYKPNLIQALKKQPFPSAFFYTPPASPLSGSPSPHYLTSVLKQNQGRSIKDSDIDAATAMMLLNTSIEEGILDCKKPQPLKLSKKRNYVSTFQSHGKASPGGSNFPVPNIDPNKDHNYSASSVASQRCASPSSVSSLSSVDEVYEFVSEASRVGSEGSEGFHSEVDTDGDDREEEDDDDDPLADSGYTSQPCLAASDKAQPRKKALEELCLEIDEELKEAAGSLLHLAGISPCLGSLISTAKTHSQKRRRKNDVTA; from the exons ATGGGTCCAGTAACTGGAATGACTCCGGACAAGAAAGCTGAAACGCCGGGGGCAGAGAAATCCGCGGGGCTGCGGCACATCCAAAGAACGGGGAGCTTGCCGGAAGCGGTGGATGCGGCTCGGCCGAAGGCCACGGCCGTGGATAGCGAACTGGCCGACGACGAGCTCACAAACTTGAACTGGCTTCACGAAAGCACAAACCTCCTAACAAACTTCAGCCTCGGAAGTGAGGGTCTTCCGGTGGTTAGCCCCCTGTATGACATCGAGGGCGACAGTGTGCCATCCTACCCTTCTTCCTGCTACTCCAACCCCGAGAAGAAATCTGCCACATCAAAGCCCCCTTATTCCTTTAGTCTCCTCATCTACATGGCGATAGAACATTCGCCCAATAAGAGCTTGCCGGTGAAAGAAATCTACAGCTGGATCCTGGAGCGCTTCCCGTATTTTGCCACGGCCCCCACTGGCTGGAAGAACTCGGTCCGGCATAATCTTTCCTTGAACAAGTGTTTCCGGAAGGTGGAGAGAAGCCACGGCAAG GTGAATGGAAAAGGTTCTTTGTGGTGTGTGGACCCAGAATATAAACCGAACCTAATACAAGCCCTGAAGAAGCagcctttcccctctgccttttTTTATACCCCACCAGCATCGCCTCTGAG TGGTTCACCTTCTCCTCACTACTTAACCTCAGTTTTGAAACAGAATCAGGGTCGATCTATCAAAG ACTCTGATATTGATGCTGCTACTGCCATGATGCTCTTGAATACTTCCATTGAAGAAGGCATTTTAGATT GTAAGAAGCCGCAGCCTCTCAAGCTGTCCAAGAAAAGGAATTACGTCAGCACGTTCCAAAGCCACGGCAAGGCAAGTCCAGGGGGAAGCAATTTCCCTGTCCCCAACATTGACCCCAACAAGGACCACAACTACAGTGCCAGCAGCGTGGCTTCGCAGCGCTGCGCGTCGCCCTCGAGTGTGTCTTCCCTGTCGTCCGTCGACGAGGTCTACGAGTTTGTCTCCGAGGCCAGCCGGGTGGGGAGCGAGGGCAGCGAAGGATTCCACAGTGAGGTGGACACGGACGGAGACGACCGCGaagaggaggacgacgacgacgaccccCTGGCCGATAGCGGCTACACCTCGCAGCCGTGCCTCGCCGCCTCGGACAAGGCCCAGCCTCGCAAGAAAGCCCTGGAGGAGCTCTGCCTAGAAATCGACGAGGAACTGAAAGAGGCGGCCGGGTCTCTGCTTCATCTAGCCGGGATTAGCCCCTGTCTAGGCTCCCTCATAAGTACTGCAAAGACCCATAGCCAGAAACGAAGGAGAAAGAACGACGTCACGGCCTGA